The following proteins are encoded in a genomic region of Nocardioides sp. cx-173:
- a CDS encoding alpha/beta hydrolase, whose product MEAQPRLIPVRQPEHATGIALVLHGGASRGQRMMVSPTQLSVVRMAPTAKRVAREGRGKLAVYRLLNSYRGWDTQHTPVRDVEWALDELRGRHGVLPVGLVGHSLGGRAALLAGDRPGVESVVALNPWVYPDDTVDLSGRRVLFVHGLADRVALPQRAEAVARRVAQTTDVGFISIPGGKHAMLRHGRSFDGYGAEFTAVSLLGHIPRGSVSSAVMRVLDGDAWVTA is encoded by the coding sequence GTGGAGGCCCAGCCGCGACTCATCCCCGTCCGCCAGCCCGAGCACGCCACCGGCATCGCGCTGGTCCTGCACGGTGGGGCCTCGCGCGGCCAGCGGATGATGGTCAGCCCCACCCAGCTGTCGGTGGTGCGGATGGCGCCCACCGCCAAGCGGGTCGCCCGCGAGGGACGCGGCAAGCTCGCGGTCTACCGGCTGCTCAACTCCTACCGTGGCTGGGACACCCAGCACACCCCCGTGCGCGACGTGGAGTGGGCGCTCGACGAGCTGCGAGGACGGCACGGCGTGCTGCCGGTCGGCCTCGTCGGCCACTCGCTCGGCGGCCGGGCCGCCCTGCTCGCCGGGGACCGGCCGGGCGTCGAGTCCGTCGTCGCCCTGAACCCGTGGGTCTACCCCGACGACACGGTGGACCTGTCCGGGCGCCGGGTGCTCTTCGTGCACGGCTTGGCCGACCGGGTCGCGCTGCCGCAGCGTGCCGAGGCGGTGGCCCGCCGCGTCGCGCAGACCACGGACGTCGGCTTCATCAGCATCCCGGGCGGCAAGCACGCGATGCTGCGCCACGGGCGGTCCTTCGACGGCTACGGCGCGGAGTTCACCGCGGTGTCGCTGCTCGGCCACATCCCGCGCGGCTCGGTCTCCAGCGCGGTCATGCGGGTCCTCGACGGCGACGCGTGGGTCACGGCGTAG
- a CDS encoding DUF6318 family protein has product MDRVRLAALLVATTLVAAACSDDAPEPRVEPTPSASPTESALTPSPSSSESDAPITAVQAVRNWVAERNLALSSGDTSALRKLASPGCSTCEPYVDLIEDVYEAGGEYNTTGWTVDRAKELKPGEVTAAITMGGGSMVPSSGAEADEYGEEKAIFRFRLTSDMDTPAITFIGLIR; this is encoded by the coding sequence GTGGACCGCGTACGACTGGCGGCGCTCCTCGTCGCAACCACCCTGGTCGCCGCAGCCTGCTCCGACGACGCCCCCGAACCCCGCGTCGAGCCAACCCCGAGCGCGAGCCCGACTGAGTCGGCGTTAACGCCGAGTCCTTCCAGCAGCGAGTCCGATGCCCCGATTACAGCCGTGCAGGCAGTCCGAAACTGGGTGGCGGAGCGCAACCTCGCCCTGTCGTCCGGCGACACGAGCGCCCTGAGGAAACTGGCATCGCCGGGGTGCTCTACATGCGAGCCGTATGTCGATCTCATCGAAGACGTTTATGAGGCGGGCGGCGAATACAACACCACGGGATGGACGGTCGATCGCGCCAAAGAACTCAAGCCGGGTGAGGTCACGGCAGCGATCACCATGGGGGGCGGCAGCATGGTGCCATCGAGTGGAGCTGAGGCTGACGAATACGGAGAAGAGAAGGCGATCTTTCGCTTCCGCTTGACGTCAGACATGGACACTCCAGCGATCACCTTCATCGGTCTCATCCGATGA
- a CDS encoding HNH endonuclease, giving the protein MFETLIQQIREATTALADCPREVSDAQRIDLIGALEDLKCTATAAQTTTAVDFDTSQRQSQAAAGVPTSRLGEGIAEQLGLARHESPTKAARLLGLAKVLEHEMPHTLALMRAGRLTEWRATILARETACLSLEDRAEVDRRLCGTGAAATMSDLRLTRAAKKLACELDPASVAERARRAEAERQVTIRPAPDTMCWVSALLPVKQGVSIYATLLAAAAAARAKGDQRSKGQVMADTLVERVTGAPADEPVKVEVKLVMTDHALFDTADDAAHLEGYGPVPAPWARAFVTDAMRATRLWIRRLYTNPGTGQLIAMDSRARLAPSGLADFVNTRDQGLCRTPWCGAPIRHTDHIRSWEDGGRTTATNLQGLCERCNHAKQAPGWTATPRIAPDGTHTVETTTPTGHRHRSRAPDPPGRPDIHPVRKAVVYELVV; this is encoded by the coding sequence ATGTTCGAGACACTTATCCAGCAGATCCGCGAGGCGACCACCGCCCTCGCGGACTGCCCCCGCGAGGTCTCGGACGCCCAGCGCATCGACCTCATCGGCGCGTTGGAGGACCTCAAGTGCACCGCCACCGCCGCGCAGACCACCACCGCGGTCGACTTCGACACCTCCCAACGCCAGAGCCAGGCAGCGGCCGGCGTACCCACCTCCCGCCTCGGCGAGGGCATCGCCGAGCAGCTCGGCCTGGCCCGCCACGAGTCACCCACCAAAGCCGCCCGCCTCCTGGGCCTCGCGAAGGTCCTGGAGCACGAGATGCCCCACACCCTGGCGCTCATGCGCGCCGGGCGGCTCACCGAGTGGCGCGCCACGATCCTGGCCCGCGAGACCGCGTGCCTGTCCCTCGAGGACCGGGCCGAGGTCGACCGCCGCCTGTGCGGCACCGGTGCGGCCGCGACCATGAGCGACCTGCGCCTGACCCGCGCGGCGAAGAAGCTGGCCTGCGAGCTCGACCCCGCCTCGGTCGCCGAGCGTGCCCGGCGCGCCGAGGCCGAGCGTCAGGTCACGATCCGTCCCGCGCCCGACACGATGTGCTGGGTCAGCGCCCTGCTCCCGGTCAAACAGGGCGTGAGCATCTATGCCACCCTCCTCGCCGCCGCGGCCGCGGCCCGCGCGAAGGGTGATCAGCGGTCGAAGGGCCAAGTCATGGCCGACACCCTCGTCGAGCGCGTCACCGGCGCCCCGGCCGACGAGCCGGTCAAGGTCGAGGTCAAGCTCGTCATGACCGACCACGCCCTCTTCGACACCGCCGACGACGCCGCCCATCTGGAGGGCTACGGGCCGGTGCCGGCCCCGTGGGCTCGGGCGTTCGTCACCGACGCGATGCGCGCCACCCGGCTCTGGATCCGGCGCCTCTACACCAACCCCGGCACCGGCCAGCTCATCGCCATGGACTCCCGCGCCCGCCTCGCCCCCTCCGGCCTCGCCGACTTCGTCAACACCCGCGACCAAGGCCTCTGCCGCACCCCCTGGTGCGGCGCCCCGATCCGCCACACCGACCACATCCGGTCCTGGGAGGACGGCGGCCGCACCACCGCGACCAACCTCCAAGGCCTCTGCGAACGCTGCAACCACGCCAAGCAGGCCCCCGGCTGGACCGCGACGCCACGCATCGCGCCCGACGGCACCCACACCGTCGAGACCACCACCCCCACCGGCCACCGACATCGCTCCCGCGCACCCGACCCACCCGGCCGCCCCGACATCCACCCGGTCAGGAAGGCCGTCGTCTACGAGCTGGTCGTCTGA
- a CDS encoding IS30 family transposase — protein sequence MPGVRLTADQRLVIERAYMAGLPQATIAALVGKHPSTISRELRRAGSFGTRSPRARTARAGGRGYRVRYSAKWSQREAARKARRPKTRRLDHAPLREKVWELLRANWSPEQIAAMLPVLCPRDLRMRVSHETIYQSLFVQTKGELKRELTAHLRTQRQRRKAQTGGAKRVTLGITDDIRISARPAEVEDRAVPGHWEGDLLMGGTGKGAVLTLVERSSRFVLLAPLPGQHRADQARWTLNEMIATLPLELRKSITWDRGSEMAQHARFTIESGIPIYFCDPQSPWQRGTNENTNGLLRQYWPKGSDLRHLTMAECDNVALQLNTRPRKTLDWQTPGQALNKRLVARTD from the coding sequence GTGCCGGGAGTGAGGTTGACCGCGGATCAGCGGTTGGTGATTGAGCGGGCGTACATGGCGGGGTTGCCGCAGGCCACGATTGCTGCGTTAGTGGGCAAGCATCCGTCGACGATCTCGAGGGAGCTTCGCCGGGCTGGGTCGTTTGGGACCCGGTCGCCGCGTGCTCGTACGGCTCGTGCCGGTGGGCGGGGGTATCGGGTGAGGTACAGCGCGAAGTGGTCCCAGCGTGAGGCTGCCCGTAAGGCCCGCCGGCCGAAGACGCGGCGCCTGGATCACGCGCCGTTGCGGGAGAAGGTGTGGGAGCTGTTGCGGGCGAACTGGTCGCCGGAGCAGATCGCGGCGATGCTGCCGGTGTTGTGTCCACGCGATCTGAGGATGCGGGTGTCGCACGAGACGATCTACCAGTCGCTGTTCGTCCAGACCAAGGGCGAGCTCAAGCGCGAGTTGACCGCGCACCTACGCACCCAGCGGCAGCGCCGCAAGGCCCAGACCGGTGGCGCGAAACGGGTCACACTCGGGATCACCGACGACATCCGGATCTCAGCACGCCCGGCTGAGGTCGAGGACCGGGCGGTGCCTGGGCACTGGGAGGGCGACCTGCTGATGGGCGGCACGGGCAAGGGCGCGGTCCTCACGCTGGTAGAACGCTCTTCCCGGTTCGTGCTCCTCGCACCGCTGCCTGGCCAGCACCGTGCCGACCAGGCCCGGTGGACGTTGAACGAGATGATCGCAACCCTGCCGCTGGAACTGCGCAAGTCAATCACCTGGGACCGCGGCAGCGAGATGGCACAACACGCACGGTTCACCATCGAGTCGGGCATCCCGATCTACTTCTGCGACCCACAGTCGCCGTGGCAGCGCGGGACCAACGAGAACACCAACGGCCTGCTGCGCCAGTACTGGCCCAAGGGCTCCGACCTCCGCCACCTCACGATGGCCGAGTGCGACAACGTCGCCCTTCAACTGAACACCAGGCCCCGCAAGACCCTCGACTGGCAGACTCCCGGACAAGCCCTCAACAAGAGGCTCGTTGCAAGAACCGATTGA